One stretch of Thermanaerosceptrum fracticalcis DNA includes these proteins:
- a CDS encoding thioredoxin domain-containing protein: MKTEQKANRLINEKSPYLLQHAHNPVEWYPWGDEAFAKAKAEDKPIFLSIGYSTCHWCHVMERESFEDPEVAEVLNEGFVSVKVDREERPDVDHLYMTVCQALTGHGGWPLTIIMTPEKKPFFAGTYFPKHSRRGMPGIMEILTRVKQMWIKERNTLIESGEEITRSLVQNYLVPASGELSPQVIDRAYHGLGRYFDHVYGGFGSAPKFPTPHNLTFLLRYARIKKEETALEMVEKTLEQMYKGGIFDHIGFGFSRYSTDRKWLVPHFEKMLYDNALLAIAYLETYQVTGKPLYQEVAEKIFIYILRDMTSPEGAFYSAEDADSEGVEGKFYVWSPEEINEVLGEEKGKRYAILMDITPQGNFEGKSIPNLIQHNLAGLDEQARKFLADCRIKLFEAREKRVHPHKDDKILTAWNALMIAALAIGARALDNKTYLVAAEKAISFIFEKLQRADGRLLARYRDGEALYPAYVDDYAFLIWALLELYETTYQPSYLAKAVDLNKQMLELFWDGEAGGLYMYGKDGEQLLARPKEIYDGAMPSGNSVAAWNFLRLASLTADYTLEEKAQELFQAFGGNVKENPAGYTFLLQAYLFAAERTQEVIIVAGEETKEAREMVEILQHGFLPHTTSHLLIPKNREELIDIIPFLQEYQPEERKTLAYVCEHFACRAPVSDTASLKEALGLKELVTV; this comes from the coding sequence ATGAAAACAGAACAAAAAGCGAATAGATTAATTAACGAAAAATCCCCCTACCTGCTGCAGCATGCCCACAACCCCGTAGAATGGTATCCCTGGGGTGACGAGGCCTTTGCCAAGGCCAAGGCGGAAGATAAGCCCATCTTCTTAAGCATTGGCTATAGTACCTGCCACTGGTGTCATGTTATGGAGCGGGAGTCATTTGAAGACCCTGAAGTGGCAGAAGTCTTGAATGAGGGATTTGTTTCCGTTAAGGTGGACCGGGAAGAGCGCCCCGATGTGGACCATCTTTATATGACTGTTTGCCAGGCTTTGACAGGCCATGGAGGCTGGCCTTTAACCATCATTATGACGCCTGAGAAGAAGCCCTTTTTTGCAGGGACCTACTTCCCCAAACACAGCCGCCGGGGCATGCCGGGAATCATGGAGATTCTTACAAGGGTTAAGCAAATGTGGATAAAGGAGCGGAACACTTTAATAGAGTCCGGAGAGGAGATTACCCGGTCTCTGGTGCAAAATTACCTGGTACCCGCCTCCGGTGAGCTTTCACCTCAGGTTATTGATAGAGCTTATCACGGGCTAGGGCGCTATTTTGACCATGTGTACGGCGGCTTTGGCTCGGCACCTAAGTTTCCTACGCCTCATAACCTTACTTTTCTCCTGCGTTATGCCAGAATTAAAAAGGAAGAGACGGCCCTGGAGATGGTGGAAAAGACACTGGAACAAATGTATAAAGGGGGGATTTTTGACCACATCGGTTTTGGTTTTTCCCGCTATTCCACGGATAGAAAGTGGCTGGTCCCTCATTTTGAGAAGATGCTTTACGATAATGCCCTGCTGGCCATTGCTTATCTGGAAACCTACCAGGTCACGGGTAAGCCCCTCTACCAGGAAGTGGCGGAAAAGATATTTATCTATATCCTTAGGGATATGACTTCCCCTGAGGGAGCCTTCTATTCGGCGGAGGATGCGGATTCGGAAGGAGTGGAAGGAAAGTTTTATGTCTGGTCGCCGGAGGAAATTAATGAGGTATTGGGCGAGGAAAAGGGTAAACGGTATGCTATCCTGATGGACATAACTCCCCAGGGTAATTTCGAAGGCAAAAGCATTCCCAACTTAATTCAACACAACCTGGCCGGGCTTGATGAACAGGCTAGGAAGTTTTTAGCGGATTGCCGTATTAAGCTGTTTGAGGCCAGAGAAAAGCGGGTCCATCCCCATAAGGATGACAAAATACTTACGGCCTGGAATGCCTTGATGATTGCAGCCTTAGCTATAGGTGCCCGGGCTCTCGATAATAAAACGTACCTTGTTGCCGCTGAGAAAGCTATATCCTTTATTTTTGAGAAACTGCAGCGTGCTGATGGACGGCTCTTAGCCCGCTACCGGGACGGAGAGGCTCTCTACCCCGCTTATGTCGATGACTATGCCTTTTTGATCTGGGCTTTGCTGGAATTGTACGAGACTACCTATCAACCCTCTTACCTGGCCAAAGCTGTGGATTTGAACAAGCAAATGCTGGAGCTCTTTTGGGATGGAGAAGCAGGGGGCTTGTATATGTACGGCAAAGACGGCGAACAACTCCTGGCTCGCCCGAAGGAAATATATGACGGGGCCATGCCTTCCGGGAATTCCGTGGCCGCCTGGAATTTCCTGCGCTTGGCCAGCCTGACGGCTGACTATACCCTGGAAGAAAAAGCCCAGGAGCTTTTCCAGGCCTTTGGCGGTAATGTTAAAGAAAATCCTGCAGGTTATACCTTTTTGCTCCAGGCCTATCTTTTCGCTGCAGAGAGAACCCAGGAAGTCATTATTGTTGCCGGAGAAGAAACAAAAGAAGCCAGGGAGATGGTGGAAATTCTCCAGCACGGCTTTTTACCCCACACTACCAGCCATCTGTTAATCCCCAAAAACCGGGAGGAGCTTATTGATATCATCCCCTTCCTGCAGGAATATCAACCGGAAGAAAGGAAAACCCTGGCCTATGTATGTGAGCACTTTGCCTGCCGTGCCCCCGTTTCTGATACAGCTTCCTTAAAAGAGGCTTTAGGTCTAAAAGAGCTTGTTACTGTATAG
- a CDS encoding DUF438 domain-containing protein, protein MAFLSELINNREYRKEKIKEIILELHQGKTVEEVKSKFNALVKDIAPVELAAIEQELINEGLPMEEVRRLCDVHLAVFKKALDKTPETQLSPGHPIHTFKLENRAIEKLVQETKDILSQLRNDSSQAVILQLREKLNLLWDVEKHYSKKENLLFPFLEKYQVTGPSKIMWSHDDEIRDLLKETKRMATNYTPDLRNELENKLELVLQKIQDMIAKEEKVLFETALTVLSEDEWYHIMQDSDEIGYCLIEPQNEWRPVNLNVSDSVHGSEADKFKGYIKFETGVLKPKEIELIFNSLPVDITFVDKEGIVKYFSASKDRIFVRARSIIGRKVENCHPPASVEIVEKLVADFASGKKEHEDFWLHLGDKYVFIRYIAVRDEKGEFIGVVEFTQDIKPLQSITGEKRIAD, encoded by the coding sequence GTGGCTTTTTTGAGTGAACTTATAAATAATCGTGAATACCGCAAAGAGAAAATTAAAGAAATCATCCTTGAACTGCATCAGGGAAAAACAGTAGAAGAAGTGAAAAGTAAATTTAATGCGCTTGTCAAAGATATCGCCCCGGTTGAGCTTGCGGCCATTGAACAGGAACTGATAAATGAAGGTCTGCCCATGGAAGAAGTGCGCAGGCTGTGTGATGTACACCTGGCAGTTTTTAAGAAAGCATTGGATAAAACACCCGAAACTCAACTATCGCCGGGTCATCCGATCCATACTTTTAAGCTAGAAAACCGGGCAATTGAAAAACTCGTCCAGGAAACAAAAGACATCCTTTCGCAATTGAGGAATGATTCAAGCCAGGCTGTTATTTTGCAACTTCGCGAAAAACTTAATCTGCTTTGGGATGTGGAAAAGCATTACAGCAAAAAAGAGAATCTTTTATTCCCCTTCCTGGAGAAATATCAAGTAACGGGGCCTTCTAAAATCATGTGGTCCCATGATGACGAGATAAGGGATCTACTTAAAGAAACTAAGCGCATGGCGACAAATTATACTCCCGATTTAAGAAATGAGCTTGAGAATAAGCTGGAGCTGGTACTGCAGAAAATACAGGACATGATCGCAAAAGAAGAAAAAGTACTCTTTGAAACAGCCTTAACTGTTTTATCGGAAGATGAGTGGTACCATATCATGCAAGACAGTGATGAGATTGGCTACTGTCTGATTGAACCACAAAATGAGTGGAGACCGGTTAATCTCAATGTCAGCGACAGCGTACATGGTTCTGAAGCGGATAAATTCAAAGGATACATCAAATTTGAAACCGGGGTTCTTAAGCCGAAGGAAATTGAGCTCATCTTTAACAGCCTGCCTGTTGACATTACCTTCGTAGATAAAGAGGGTATAGTTAAGTATTTCTCCGCAAGTAAAGATCGTATCTTTGTAAGAGCTAGATCAATAATCGGTCGTAAGGTAGAAAACTGTCACCCTCCTGCCAGCGTAGAAATTGTTGAAAAACTAGTAGCTGACTTCGCAAGCGGTAAAAAGGAGCACGAAGATTTTTGGCTGCACCTGGGAGACAAGTATGTATTTATAAGGTATATTGCTGTTCGTGACGAGAAGGGAGAATTTATTGGTGTTGTTGAATTCACCCAGGATATTAAACCTCTTCAATCAATTACCGGAGAAAAAAGAATCGCAGATTAA
- a CDS encoding iron ABC transporter substrate-binding protein → MRKIKLSPLFITLLLAAVLVLGGCVPKGEQDKAANSFMVTDMLGRQVTLKKPVERVVAIGPGALRLYCYINGIDKVVGVEQLEKNNPTGRPYLLAYPSLTSLPVIGPGGPNNAPDPEKIVAVKPDVIFTTYNADKASVDALQGKTGIPVVALSYGKVSAFDPAVYSSLKLIGEIMGQEKKAQELIGYMEKCKEDLNNRTKDIPDNKKPTVYVGALGARGAHGIESTQGKYSLLEAIHAKNVVDETGKTGSIMIDKEKLIQWNPDIIFIDLAGYSIVQDDYQKNPAFYKALSAVRKGELYSQLPYNFYTTNIDTALADAYYLGKVIYPRQFEDVDPEKKADEIYQHLLGKPLYAQMAKDFGGFKKLTLP, encoded by the coding sequence ATGAGAAAAATTAAATTATCCCCATTATTTATTACCCTGCTTTTAGCCGCCGTTCTAGTTTTGGGGGGCTGTGTACCCAAGGGTGAACAGGATAAGGCTGCCAATTCTTTTATGGTGACAGATATGCTGGGCAGGCAGGTTACCCTGAAAAAACCGGTCGAAAGGGTGGTGGCTATTGGCCCGGGGGCCCTGCGGCTTTATTGCTACATCAATGGTATAGACAAGGTGGTGGGAGTGGAGCAGTTAGAAAAGAACAATCCCACCGGCAGGCCTTACCTGTTGGCTTATCCTTCCCTGACCAGTCTTCCCGTCATCGGTCCCGGCGGGCCCAACAATGCTCCTGATCCGGAAAAGATTGTGGCAGTCAAACCTGACGTAATATTCACTACTTATAATGCAGACAAGGCTTCTGTCGATGCTCTGCAAGGAAAAACGGGTATTCCCGTAGTGGCCTTGAGCTATGGCAAAGTATCCGCCTTTGATCCGGCCGTTTACAGCTCATTAAAACTGATCGGCGAAATTATGGGTCAGGAGAAAAAGGCTCAGGAATTGATTGGTTACATGGAGAAATGTAAGGAAGACTTGAATAATCGCACCAAGGATATTCCCGACAACAAGAAACCCACTGTGTATGTGGGAGCCTTAGGAGCCAGAGGAGCCCATGGCATAGAAAGCACACAGGGTAAATATTCTTTGCTGGAAGCCATCCACGCAAAGAATGTAGTGGATGAAACGGGCAAAACCGGGTCTATCATGATCGATAAAGAAAAACTCATCCAGTGGAATCCTGATATTATTTTTATTGATTTAGCCGGTTATTCAATTGTACAGGATGACTATCAAAAAAATCCTGCATTTTACAAAGCTTTGTCTGCCGTCAGGAAAGGAGAGCTTTATTCCCAGCTGCCCTATAATTTTTACACCACCAATATTGATACGGCCCTCGCTGATGCCTATTACCTGGGTAAAGTGATCTATCCCCGGCAGTTTGAGGATGTGGATCCGGAGAAAAAAGCCGATGAAATTTATCAGCATCTTCTGGGGAAACCCCTTTATGCCCAGATGGCTAAAGATTTCGGCGGATTTAAGAAGTTGACATTGCCGTAA
- a CDS encoding ABC transporter ATP-binding protein, which translates to MILSVQGLKFSYPSRPVLENVNFALEKGECLAVLGTNGAGKSTLLKCLNRILKPQGGIICLGEEALLQLNLNALARRVGYVAQKQENPRNTVFDAVLLGRKPYIQWDVTKKDLEITVQVLQLLELEDLALRYLDELSGGELQKVVIARALAQEPDLLLFDEPTSNLDLRNQVEVTRLIKKVVKERGLAAVVTMHDLNLALRFADKYLLLKKGAVFAAGGVEVITPENVESVYAVPVVINKYQEIPVVIPL; encoded by the coding sequence ATGATTTTGTCTGTGCAGGGATTAAAATTTTCTTATCCCAGCCGTCCTGTGCTGGAGAATGTTAACTTTGCTCTGGAAAAAGGGGAATGTTTAGCTGTGTTGGGTACTAACGGGGCCGGGAAGTCTACCCTGCTTAAATGCCTGAACAGGATCCTTAAGCCCCAGGGAGGTATAATTTGCCTGGGGGAAGAGGCTTTATTACAATTGAATCTCAATGCCCTGGCCCGGAGAGTAGGCTATGTGGCCCAAAAACAGGAAAATCCCAGGAACACTGTCTTTGATGCCGTGCTCTTGGGACGCAAGCCCTATATCCAATGGGATGTGACCAAAAAAGACCTGGAAATTACAGTCCAGGTCCTGCAGCTCTTGGAATTGGAGGATTTGGCCCTGAGATATTTGGATGAACTCAGCGGGGGGGAATTACAGAAAGTGGTCATTGCACGGGCCTTGGCCCAGGAGCCGGACCTGCTCCTTTTCGATGAACCTACCAGCAACCTGGACCTGAGAAACCAGGTGGAAGTGACAAGACTTATTAAGAAGGTAGTGAAAGAGCGGGGGCTTGCTGCCGTTGTGACCATGCATGACCTTAATCTGGCCCTTCGTTTCGCCGACAAGTATTTGTTGCTAAAAAAAGGCGCTGTCTTTGCTGCCGGCGGGGTTGAAGTGATCACCCCGGAAAATGTGGAGAGTGTCTATGCTGTTCCCGTTGTCATTAATAAATACCAGGAGATTCCTGTGGTTATCCCTCTGTAA
- a CDS encoding FecCD family ABC transporter permease, with protein sequence MTKIKGLKDMTNSAETSYITRGYIRYTGRKKIVLLLLLFLIVLLSLAAINAGAIAFNPYQIFLAMLGQGSSVSHVVIWNIRLPRVLAGVIAGAGLAVAGCVMQNNLKNPLASPSTLGIASAAAFGANIAIIVLGAGSFQSTSTDAVIINNPYLVTFSAFISAMAATLAILTLAKLRSFSPEAMVLAGVAISSLFSAGTIVIQYFAQDVKVAAVVFWTFGDLGRASWREVGLMALLVFFSLVYFMTRTWDYNALDSGEEGAKGLGVNVEKVRLGGMFVSSLITAVVVSFLGVIGFIGLVGPQMARRIIGGDHRFLVPASALLGALLLLAADTAARTIINPVVLPVGAVTSFLGAPLFLYLLIRGPQRK encoded by the coding sequence ATGACGAAGATTAAAGGACTGAAGGACATGACAAATAGTGCAGAAACTTCCTACATTACCCGGGGCTACATCCGGTATACGGGCAGGAAAAAAATTGTGCTGTTGTTATTGTTATTTCTGATTGTGCTGCTGTCCCTAGCTGCTATCAATGCCGGGGCCATTGCTTTTAATCCTTATCAGATCTTCCTGGCTATGCTGGGACAGGGAAGCAGTGTTTCCCATGTGGTAATCTGGAATATCCGCCTGCCCCGGGTTCTGGCAGGTGTGATAGCCGGTGCCGGTTTGGCTGTGGCAGGCTGTGTAATGCAGAACAACCTGAAAAACCCCCTGGCTTCCCCTTCAACCCTGGGTATTGCCAGTGCTGCAGCCTTTGGGGCCAATATTGCTATTATTGTCCTGGGTGCCGGCAGCTTCCAGAGCACCAGCACTGATGCAGTAATTATTAATAATCCCTATCTGGTGACCTTCTCAGCCTTTATTTCTGCCATGGCGGCAACCCTGGCCATCCTGACCCTGGCCAAGTTGAGGTCTTTTTCTCCGGAAGCTATGGTCCTGGCAGGTGTGGCCATAAGTTCCCTTTTTTCCGCCGGTACCATCGTTATCCAATATTTTGCCCAAGATGTAAAAGTGGCCGCCGTTGTTTTCTGGACTTTTGGGGATTTAGGCAGAGCTTCCTGGCGGGAAGTGGGCCTGATGGCCTTACTTGTTTTCTTTTCCCTGGTTTACTTCATGACCCGGACATGGGATTATAATGCCCTGGACAGCGGAGAAGAAGGGGCTAAGGGTTTAGGTGTTAATGTGGAAAAAGTGCGCCTGGGCGGTATGTTTGTTTCTTCCCTGATTACTGCTGTTGTTGTTTCTTTCTTGGGGGTTATTGGCTTTATCGGGTTAGTGGGGCCGCAAATGGCGCGGCGCATTATTGGCGGCGATCACCGTTTCCTGGTTCCGGCTTCCGCTTTACTGGGGGCCCTCTTGCTCCTGGCTGCCGATACCGCCGCCAGGACCATAATTAATCCTGTAGTACTGCCCGTGGGGGCTGTTACCTCTTTTTTAGGGGCACCTCTCTTCCTCTACTTACTGATAAGGGGGCCGCAGAGAAAATGA
- a CDS encoding class I SAM-dependent methyltransferase: protein MDIAYYDSLWRSGPGGQESESFWDGRADHFGTHVYKGTEGKERLLKLLSLLTEKGLLTPESSVLDIGCGPGKYAVEMARRSKEVTALDISAKMLAFAEENKKKEKVENLFFFKLDWGQVSLEELNWEKGFDLVFASMCPAVNSKKALEKMIRASRGYCFMSTFAKREESIRDVLAKELLPGWDQHKQGKGLSCCCNILWLMGYYPEITYWDSQWENRFTLEEAYTYYVSALPLPGGPSERQSKYIKSFLQKREKAGLVTEQVRAKFAYVWWKV, encoded by the coding sequence ATGGATATAGCCTATTATGACAGCTTATGGAGGTCAGGGCCGGGAGGGCAGGAGAGTGAATCCTTCTGGGACGGCAGGGCTGATCATTTCGGCACCCATGTTTATAAGGGAACGGAGGGAAAGGAACGCCTGTTGAAGCTCCTTTCCCTGTTAACAGAAAAAGGGTTGCTGACCCCGGAAAGCTCTGTCCTGGATATAGGCTGTGGACCCGGCAAATATGCCGTGGAAATGGCCAGACGGAGCAAGGAAGTTACCGCTCTTGACATTTCTGCCAAAATGCTGGCCTTTGCTGAAGAGAATAAAAAAAAGGAAAAAGTGGAGAATCTCTTCTTTTTCAAACTGGATTGGGGCCAGGTCTCCCTGGAAGAACTGAACTGGGAGAAAGGTTTTGATTTAGTCTTTGCCTCCATGTGCCCTGCCGTGAACAGTAAAAAAGCCCTGGAGAAAATGATTAGGGCCAGCAGAGGCTATTGTTTTATGAGCACTTTCGCCAAAAGGGAGGAAAGCATCCGCGATGTTTTGGCGAAGGAACTGCTGCCTGGCTGGGATCAGCATAAACAGGGGAAAGGGCTCTCTTGCTGCTGCAACATCCTCTGGCTGATGGGTTACTATCCTGAAATAACTTACTGGGACAGCCAGTGGGAAAACAGGTTTACTTTGGAGGAGGCCTATACTTACTACGTTTCTGCTTTGCCTTTGCCGGGCGGCCCCTCAGAGAGACAAAGCAAGTATATCAAAAGTTTTTTGCAAAAGCGGGAAAAAGCTGGTCTGGTGACAGAACAGGTGAGGGCCAAATTTGCCTATGTCTGGTGGAAAGTATGA
- a CDS encoding FmdE family protein, whose protein sequence is MTDLKLWEKAVSFHGHECPGLAIGVRAVEGAMAKMGITFSRDEEIVCVTENDACGVDAIQVLTGCSLGKGNLIYRGTGKQAFTFFSRKTGQGLRIVLKPFREEIERDKRQEYILQAELEELFDFKKPHFPLPEKARLFATLVCESCGEGVHEGKARIQDGKKVCLDCFQDYSRGF, encoded by the coding sequence ATGACGGATCTAAAGTTATGGGAAAAAGCAGTAAGTTTCCACGGGCATGAGTGCCCCGGCCTGGCCATTGGGGTCAGGGCTGTAGAAGGGGCCATGGCCAAGATGGGGATTACTTTTTCCCGGGATGAAGAAATCGTTTGTGTTACGGAAAATGATGCCTGCGGCGTCGATGCCATCCAGGTCCTTACAGGATGCAGCCTGGGTAAGGGGAACCTTATCTACAGGGGTACGGGCAAACAGGCCTTTACCTTTTTCAGCCGGAAAACTGGCCAGGGGTTGCGCATAGTCTTAAAACCTTTCCGAGAGGAAATAGAGAGGGATAAACGCCAGGAATATATCCTCCAGGCAGAACTGGAAGAGCTCTTTGACTTCAAAAAACCCCACTTTCCCCTGCCGGAGAAAGCCCGGCTGTTTGCTACATTAGTCTGCGAAAGCTGTGGTGAGGGTGTCCATGAAGGGAAAGCAAGGATCCAGGATGGGAAAAAGGTGTGTCTTGATTGTTTTCAAGACTACAGCCGGGGTTTTTAA
- a CDS encoding ABC transporter substrate-binding protein — MAINMNKKKTIALILLIAFLVSALAGCGKKQETASSAAFLEITDDTGKKVKIKEKPERVVILSDDYISIYYALGGKIIGRPSTAQYIPQEAFAAKPLGHIANLNLEELTALKPDLVIGRTAMHENLGPALEASGIPLLLLNMRTHQDTMEKVKLMGKILGNPQKAEEINKGLEQKIGEIVEKKPEKKKKALIIYASAREITVENETSVTGGMLKLLGAENIAAGSIPLKTYHTRSPFSLEKVVEENPDVIVVTVMGSLPEIKERIQADLGSNPSFQKLKAVKEGRVHYLPPRWFLYNPALEYPQALAYLAQIIYPEVYGSLEEKAEKPGEVKETAPAAGANVPAPTGQASSLSGSSESKKEGAPVTERAAASAWIWSIKGRAASTFFAIHLGPMNSLFYLI; from the coding sequence ATGGCTATAAACATGAATAAAAAGAAAACCATAGCTCTTATTCTATTGATTGCCTTTTTGGTTTCCGCCCTGGCCGGTTGCGGCAAAAAGCAGGAAACGGCTTCTTCAGCTGCTTTTCTGGAAATCACCGATGATACCGGTAAAAAAGTGAAAATCAAAGAAAAACCCGAGCGGGTGGTAATCTTATCCGATGACTATATCAGCATCTATTATGCTTTAGGGGGCAAAATCATCGGTCGTCCTTCCACGGCCCAGTACATTCCCCAGGAAGCCTTCGCTGCCAAGCCTCTGGGCCATATTGCCAATCTTAACCTGGAGGAACTGACAGCCCTTAAACCTGATTTGGTCATCGGGCGGACGGCCATGCACGAAAATCTGGGGCCGGCTCTGGAAGCCAGCGGGATACCTTTATTGCTTTTAAATATGCGGACTCATCAAGATACTATGGAAAAAGTGAAACTAATGGGAAAAATCCTGGGCAATCCCCAGAAAGCCGAAGAAATTAATAAAGGGTTGGAGCAAAAAATCGGGGAAATTGTGGAAAAGAAACCGGAGAAAAAGAAAAAAGCCTTGATTATTTATGCTTCAGCCCGGGAAATAACCGTAGAAAATGAAACCAGCGTTACCGGAGGTATGCTGAAGCTCCTGGGTGCGGAAAATATTGCGGCGGGTAGCATACCCCTAAAAACTTATCATACCCGCAGTCCCTTCAGTTTGGAGAAAGTGGTGGAAGAAAACCCCGATGTCATTGTGGTTACGGTCATGGGGAGTCTGCCGGAAATCAAAGAAAGAATCCAGGCTGACTTGGGCAGCAATCCTTCCTTCCAGAAGCTGAAAGCTGTTAAGGAGGGCAGAGTCCATTACCTGCCGCCCAGGTGGTTTTTATACAACCCTGCTCTGGAATATCCCCAGGCCCTGGCTTACCTGGCCCAGATAATTTATCCTGAAGTTTATGGTTCCTTGGAAGAAAAGGCGGAGAAACCGGGAGAAGTCAAAGAAACAGCCCCGGCGGCCGGGGCAAATGTCCCTGCGCCGACAGGACAGGCGTCTTCCTTGTCGGGATCATCAGAAAGCAAAAAAGAAGGAGCTCCTGTAACTGAGAGGGCAGCCGCTTCCGCGTGGATATGGTCAATAAAGGGCAGAGCAGCATCAACGTTTTTTGCGATACACCTGGGACCTATGAATTCATTGTTTTACTTGATATAA